In a genomic window of Chrysemys picta bellii isolate R12L10 chromosome 1, ASM1138683v2, whole genome shotgun sequence:
- the LOC101952438 gene encoding cytokine receptor common subunit beta — MKLFCSALLALCWAFRVGESRESLPMQSLRCYNDYTSQTTCTWQECTVTRRFLNVTLYHEDNIDKRSTQIPCEPQGGKELPICQDSCVCWSCHRNSTMFAIGLRDSYTFKPDRLLQAELNVSLFQNVQPLPPQKLWINVTEAGDFLLSWEAAEGTNESHWVHDELEFEVTYKREWESWEKSSSVSVAKSSHCLLRRDALVPGSTYEARVRSKPSQGAAWSGQSSEWSTAVSWKSQEGDEAQPKNLRCLFNGVDRLMCSWEVRTEVTSSVLFALFYRTPPASEETECSPVHEEELPGSHYLLHSCEINVTNPSRLSQYLITVRPKEEEKLIQASQNIKPLAPVNVTMTKMKDQEYELRWTKQILSYDHIGQRYEFLYWKTVDSLENAQIVNISNDKPPFIITLQMLEPSTHYRGKMRARVHSDSYKGPWSEWSEECTWETESAASAGSQLILPLLVPVFTIMLIAFVWCGYRCLLSKKKKWEEKIPNPGRSQLLQSYFQKIPLGIPLSSSQLDFGKQSPSEKTDLASFIQVLDGPMKVSSAELPAAVADRRMCVLGALDPENPYQTLEMTTPAPHPAAPAGCHSSQGTSQSLSPATLPWWSSAKVTASQAPMSCFDFNGPYLNLPHGCSLPDIRQDRETAPLGTRGKLASLEYVSLPQGASSQTLLVGEERGAGQLHPVSLPAQKEMKQPLAGRQEGSQGQPAGEEVAQGDTEGQKSQIAAILNNSCQKWPVGYVTTEDLSLMSARDSAHLSPALAPPEGMLTAVAMLSSNPQLSHATEGPPSPELGPEKPGVTVPVPSPASANLSGFESYVMFPKALYGTPEPISFSPPILSEGVDFAKAEPGQEDNVVMFNPDGTGPVFLRQVGEYCFFPGLKPGEKTPVGEKDPLADQTSEARQAFGKPPSDGGSVNGKQEPALHMQAIQLFKTLKCDDYFVLPPWAGQEPAVRAKELC, encoded by the exons ATGAAGTTGTTCTGCAGTGCTCTGCTGGCTCTGTGCTGGGCTTTCAGGGTCGGAGAATCTCGAG AGAGCCTCCCGATGCAGAGCCTGCGCTGCTACAATGACTACACCTCCCAGACGACCTGCACGTGGCAGGAATGCACAGTGACACGTCGCTTCCTCAATGTGACACTTTACCATGAGGACAATATAGACAA GAGAAGCACACAGATCCCATGTGAGCCTCAGGGAGGCAAGGAGTTGCCGATCTGCCAGGACTCCTGTGTCTGCTGGAGCTGCCACAGGAACAGCACCATGTTTGCTATTGGGCTGCGCGACAGTTACACTTTCAAACCCGATCGGTTGCTGCAGGCCGAGCTGAACGTCAGCCTGTTCCAGAATG tccagcccctcccacctcagAAGCTCTGGATCAACGTCACAGAAGCAGGTGACTTCttgctgtcctgggaagcagctgAAGGGACTAATGAAAGCCACTGGGTGCATGATGAATTGGAGTTTGAAGTGACCTACAAGCGGGAGTGGGAATCCTGGGAG AAATCTTCCTCGGTGTCAGTCGCAAAATCCTCCCATTGCCTGCTGAGGCGTGATGCCCTTGTGCCAGGCAGCACCTATGAAGCTCGTGTGCGATCCAAGCCAAGCCAGGGCGCTGCTTGGTCTGGGCAGTCCAGCGAATGGAGCACTGCCGTGTCCTGGAAGTCCCAGGAAG GGGATGAGGCTCAGCCCAAGAACCTTCGCTGCCTCTTCAATGGGGTTGATCGGCTAATGTGCAGCTGGGAAGTGAGGACAGAAGTCACCAGCTCTGTCTTGTTCGCGCTCTTCTACAGAACCCCACCGGCATCAGA AGAGACAGAATGCTCTCCAGTCCATGAGGAGGAATTGCCTGGCAGCCACTACCTGCTCCACAGCTGTGAGATCAATGTCACCAACCCCAGCAGGCTGAGCCAGTACCTCATAACTGTCCGGCCCaaggaggaggagaaactgattcaAGCCTCCCAAAACA TCAAGCCACTTGCACCTGTCAACGTGACAATGACAAAGATGAAAGACCAGGAGTATGAGCTGAGATGGACAAAACAGATCCTAAGCTATGACCATATAGGCCAGAGATATGAATTCTTATATTGGAAGACTGTTGACTCCTTGGAG aATGCCCAGATTGTAAACATCAGCAATGACAAGCCTCCCTTCATCATCACCCTGCAGATGCTGGAGCCCTCCACACACTATAGGGGAAAAATGCGGGCGAGGGTGCACTCGGATAGCTACAAGGGGCCCTGGAGCGAGTGGAGTGAGGAGTGCACCTGGGAAACTGAGAGTG cTGCCTCAGCCGGGTCACAACTGATTCTCCCATTGCTGGTCCCAGTCTTCACCATCATGCTGATAGCATTTGTCTGGTGTGGTTATAGATGCCTACTCAG CAAGAagaaaaaatgggaggaaaagaTTCCAAATCCTGGCAGGAGTCAGCTGCTCCAGAGCTACTTCCAG AAAATACCGCTCGGGATTCCGCTGTCGAGCAGCCAGCTGGACTTTGGCAAGCAGAGCCCTTCCGAGAAGACGGACCTGGCCAGCTTCATCCAAGTGCTGGATGG ACCGATGAAAGTTAGTTCAGCAGAGCTCCCTGCAGCCGTGGCCGATAGGAGGATGTGCGTCCTTGGTGCACTGGACCCAGAGAACCCATATCAGACTCTTGAAATGACAACTCCAGCTCCACATCCTGCAGCCCCGGCTGGCTGCCATTCAAGTCAGGGCACCAGTCAGTCCTTGTCACCAGCCACGCTCCCCTGGTGGAGCAGTGCTAAGGTCACTGCTTCTCAGGCACCCATGTCCTGCTTTGACTTTAATGGTCCATACTTGAACCTCCCCCATGGGTGCTCTCTGCCTGACATTCGTCAGGACCGTGAAACTGCCCCACTGGGAACCAGGGGGAAGCTAGCGTCCCTGGAGTATGTGTCCCTACCCCAGGGGGCCTCTTCCCAGACCctgctggtgggggaggagagaggagcaggTCAGCTCCATCCCGTCTCGCTTCCTGCTCAGAAAGAGATGAAGCAGCCCCTTGCTGGAAGGCAAGAAGGGTCACAAGGCCAGCCAGCAGGTGAGGAAGTGGCACAAGGGGACACCGAAGGTCAAAAGTCACAGATTGCTGCCATCTTAAACAACTCCTGTCAGAAATGGCCAGTGGGATACGTCACCACGGAAGATCTGTCATTGATGTCAGCAAGAGATTCTGCCCATCTGTCCCCTGCACTGGCCCCGCCGGAGGGAATGCTCACTGCTGTTGCCATGTTGTCATCCAACCCACAACTGTCCCATGCCACGGAGGGCCCCCCTAGCCCTGAGTTGGGCCCTGAAAAACCTGGTGTCACAGTCCCAGTTCCGTCTCCAGCATCAGCCAATCTCTCTGGATTTGAGAGCTATGTTATGTTCCCCAAGGCACTCTATGGTACCCCAGAACCCATCAGTTTTTCCCCACCCATTCTCTCAGAGGGGGTTGATTTTGCTAAAGCAGAGCCTGGGCAAGAGGACAATGTGGTCATGTTCAACCCCGACGGCACCGGGCCAGTTTTTCTACGTCAGGTGGGGGAATACTGCTTCTTTCCTGGCCTCAAACCTGGTGAGAAGACCCCCGTGGGTGAGAAAGACCCCCTGGCTGATCAGACATCAGAAGCCAGACAGGCATTTGGAAAGCCGCCCTCTGATGGAGGATCTGTCAATGGCAAGCAAGAGCCTGCACTTCACATGCAGGCCATTCAGCTCTTCAAAACCCTGAAGTGTGACGATTACTTTGTGTTGCCTCCGTGGGCAGGACAGGAACCAGCTGTCAGGGCCAAGGAACTGTGCTAG